One Paralichthys olivaceus isolate ysfri-2021 chromosome 8, ASM2471397v2, whole genome shotgun sequence genomic region harbors:
- the ifngr1 gene encoding interferon gamma receptor 1 precursor (The RefSeq protein has 3 substitutions, 1 non-frameshifting indel compared to this genomic sequence) gives MPPDGAFTAALLLLLSSVSALTVLPPRNVTVSCENLKTWVSWEFGEQQPSTSFRVETVSSDGRHVNVTTEHQYDLTRFIWESQAHFMGFHSVNVTALQQGGQSQPVQSKSFTFNKDRPAHKYCVLDFPPVDVTAGNSGITVTFQNPFHFYSELKKADKLQVFAFDISFDRMKNGSKIPQVQKDEYTSYCKSTEVICRYELSHGKEQCIKVKGRLYSSNRAEEVEVRETGRICPTKPSKAHEITLSILLTVFVLIIGVLTISICIARAWTQKTQKTQKTPKALDLEPYDDERNLLNPVIEEVVSPVMVMERSRSSSVSSEDGGLQDGGTCSDLRYMTGSLYMVGGLSEGGDQEAMEMMYEEPADEEPADEEEQRAVGNYDRQHVVRVDLGGDTAEGYRER, from the exons ATGCCTCCGGACGGTGCGTTCACTGccgcgctgctgctgctgctcagctcggTGTCAGCTCTGACAG ttctgCCCCCGAGGAACGTGACGGTGAGCTGCGAGAATCTGAAAACATGGGTCAGCTGGGAGTTCGGCGAACAGCAGCCTAGCACCAGCTTCAGAGTGGAAACCGTTAGCTCTGATGG GCGACATGTGAATGTGACCACGGAGCATCAGTATGATCTGACCCGGTTCATCTGGGAGTCTCAGGCTCACTTCATGGGTTTCCACTCGGTGAATGTAACAGCTCTACAGCAGGGGGGGCAGTCCCAGCCGGTCCAGTCCAAatccttcaccttcaacaaggACCGGCCGGCTCATAAATACT GTGTGTTAGACTTCCCTCCTGTCGACGTGACGGCAGGCAACTCCAGCATCACCGTCACTTTCCAGAATCCCTTCCACTTCTACTCAGAACTGAAGAAGGCCGACAAGCTGCAAGTCTTTGCATTCGACATCTCCTTCGATCGGATGAAGAACGGTTCAAAGATTCCACAAGTGCAAAAG GATGAATACACGTCCTATTGCAAATCGACTGAGGTCATTTGCAGATACGTCCTGCACGGCAAGGAGCAGTGCATCAAGGTCAAGGGAAGGTTGTATTCCTCGAACCGGGCCGAAGAAGTGGAGGTCAGAGAGACCGGACGCATCTGTCCCACAAAACCCAGCG aggcCCATGAGATAACGCTCTCCATCCTGCTGACCGTCTTTGTCCTCATAATCGGTGTGTTAACAATTAGCATCTGCATCGCGAGAGCCTGgacacagaagacacagaagacacagaagaCACCGAAAGCTCTG GACTTAGAGCCATATGATGATGAGCGCAACTTATTGAACCCGGTCATCGAAGAAGTGGTCAGCCCTGTAATGGTCATGGAACGCAGCAGGAGCTCTTCAGTCAGCTCGGAGGACGGCGGCCTCCAGGACGGCGGCACCTGCTCGGATTTACGCTACATGACCGGATCTCTCTACATGGTGGGAGGACTGTCAGAGGGAGGAGACCAGGAGGCCATGGAGATGATGTACGAGGAGCCTGCAGACGAGGAGCCTGCAgacgaggaggagcagagagctgTAGGGAATTATGACCGCCAGCACGTGGTGAGGGTGGACTTGGGGGGAGACACAGCGGAGGgttacagagagagatag
- the ltv1 gene encoding protein LTV1 homolog — MPHRKKKSFIEKKKAVTFHLVHRSQKDPLAADETAPQHVLLPAIKVEAEKRRKEQRDFGVFYDDDYNYLQHLKEASGPSELVAAAAANPPNTNRRPLHLRDEDEQNEEEGDTDQAPPAATINLPSSVFASEFEEEVGLLNKAAPISGPRLDMDPDIVAALDEDFDYDDPDNILDDDFMIRANAASRAVDTKGDMDEDDDDEWEDTDEDSDLDSEGGFSGDEDGRGREFLFMDEETKSRFTEYSMTSSVMRRNEQLSLLDDRFEKFYEQFDDDEIGALDNAELEGFINPDSARLEEVIKDYFKQKQNDFLRPDDLGPKELPVVREEDEDEEEEEEMETVVVQAPEEKWDCETIISTYSNIYNRPKVIADPLKPKTIRVSSKTGIPLDVLPARGLTAKQAERMTMINDSDLPRVSTQPRSKEESKEERKSRKMAVKDERKERRAEKKANKVAFKEEKVRQQKQMLNLRTNIQGLKL, encoded by the exons GTGGAGGCGGAGAAGAGACGCAAGGAGCAGAGGGATTTTGGTGTTTTCTACGATGACGACTACAATTACCTGCAGCACCTGAAGGAGGCGTCGGGCCCGTCTGAGctggtggcggcggcggcggccaACCCCCCCAACACCAACAGACGTCCTCTTCACCTCCGTGATGAAGATGAGCAGAACGAGGAGGAGGGTGACACGGACCAGGCACCTCCT GCCGCCACCATCAACCTGCCCTCGTCTGTGTTCGCCTCAGAGTTTGAGGAGGAGGTTGGACTCCTTAACAAAGCTGCTCCTATCTCAG GACCTCGCCTGGACATGGACCCCGACATCGTGGCTGCTCTCGACGAAGACTTCGACTACGACGACCCTGACAACATCCTGGACGATGACTTTATGATCCGAGCAAACGCAGCGAGCAGAGCTGTGGACACGAA AGGTGAcatggatgaagatgatgatgatgagtggGAGGACACGGACGAGGATAGCGACTTGGACTCTGAGGGAGGATTTTCGGGCGATGAGGACGGCCGCGGGCGAGAGTTTCTGTTCATGGACGAGGAGACAAAGAGTCGATTCACAGAGTACTCCATGACGTCGTCTGTGATGAGGAGGAACGAGCAGCTATCTCTGCTCGACGACCGCTTTGAGAAG TTTTACGAACAGTTCGATGACGACGAGATCGGAGCTTTGGACAACGCCGAGCTGGAGGGCTTCATCAACCCGGACAGTGCTCGTCTGGAGGAGGTCATAAAAGACtatttcaaacagaaacagaacgA TTTCCTGAGGCCTGATGACTTGGGTCCAAAGGAGCTTCCTGTCGTgagagaggaggacgaagatgaggaggaggaagaggagatggaaaCTGTTGTTGTCCAGGCTCCAGAAGAGAAGTGGGACTGTGAAACCATCATCA GTACATACTCCAACATTTACAACAGACCCAAAGTCATTGCAGATCCACTAAAG CCGAAGACGATCCGTGTGTCCAGCAAGACGGGCATCCCGTTGGACGTCCTCCCCGCCAGAGGCCTGACAGCCAAGCAGGCGGAGCGCATGACGATGATCAACGACTCGGACCTTCCCCGCGTCTCCACCCAGCCCCGGAGTAAAGAGGAgagcaaagaggagagaaagtcaAGGAAAATGGCCGTCAAAGACGAACGCAAG GAGAGGAGGGCCGAGAAGAAAGCCAACAAGGTGGCGTTCAAGGAAGAGAAGGTCCGACAGCAGAAGCAGATGCTGAACCTGAGGACAAACATTCAAGGCCTGAAGCTTTAG